The following proteins are co-located in the Lagenorhynchus albirostris chromosome 4, mLagAlb1.1, whole genome shotgun sequence genome:
- the NKX1-1 gene encoding NK1 transcription factor-related protein 1, producing the protein MSASGPAATGDGPALPPPPPGPGPGPAPPAPAAAARDAMDGRAELPAFPRAGAPPLAASDTVPAAPEGAGAARPGPPPRPTSFSVLDILDPNKFNSRRRRCVLLGPVAPAACAPAPAAPGRPPRSEELERRALAAAGGAGAGTGAEPPHGGDSCKADEAEANGYSSGGGRSPSADSGDEAPDDEDEAPEAGAARGAEARGGGSGLGARGSGCQGEAEAPPGAVDEAAVPGPRGNSPGAPGPPGASVAPGDAGTTPQGAATATKPKRKRTGSDSKSGKPRRARTAFTYEQLVALENKFKATRYLSVCERLNLALSLSLTETQVKIWFQNRRTKWKKQNPGADTSAPTGGGGGPGPGSGPGAGLPGGLSPLSPSPPMGAPIAMHGPAGYPAHGPGGLVCAAQLPFLSSPAVLSPFVLGSQTYGAPAFYAPHL; encoded by the exons ATGAGCGCGAGCGGCCCGGCGGCTACCGGGGACGGCCccgcgctgccgccgccgccgcccgggccCGGTCCGGGGCCCGCACCgcccgcgcccgccgccgccgcccgggacGCCATGGACGGGCGCGCTGAGCTGCCCGCCTTCCCGCGGGCCGGAGCCCCGCCGCTCGCCGCCAGCGACACGGTGCCCGCGGCGCCCGAGGGGGCTGgggcggcccggcccggcccgccgCCGCGCCCCACCTCCTTCTCGGTGCTGGACATCCTGGACCCCAACAAGTTCAACAGCAGAAGACGCCGCTGTGTGCTGCTGGGCCCTGTGGCGCCCGCGGCGTGCGCCCCGGCCCCCGCCGCCCCGGGACGCCCGCCGCGCTCAGAGGAGCTGGAGCGCCGTGCCCTCGCCGCCGCCGGAGGAGCTGGAGCCGGTACCGGAGCTGAGCCGCCGC ACGGCGGCGACTCCTGCAAGGCGGACGAGGCCGAGGCCAACGGCTACAGCAGCGGCGGTGGCCGCAGCCCGAGCGCGGACAGCGGGGACGAGGCGCCCGACGACGAGGACGAGGCGCCCGAGGCGGGGGCGGCGCGCGGCGCTGAGGCGCGGGGAGGCGGCAGCGGCCTCGGGGCCCGCGGGTCGGGCTGCCAGGGCGAGGCCGAGGCGCCCCCAGGCGCTGTCGATGAGGCCGCTGTCCCCGGCCCCCGTGGGAACTCGCCCGGAGCCCCGGGCCCGCCGGGAGCCTCGGTGGCGCCCGGGGACGCGGGGACGACCCCGCAGGGCGCGGCGACGGCGACGAAGCCCAAGCGGAAGCGCACAGGCTCCGACTCCAAGTCCGGGAAGCCGCGGCGCGCGCGCACCGCCTTCACCTACGAGCAGCTCGTGGCGCTGGAGAACAAGTTCAAGGCGACGCGCTACCTGTCGGTGTGCGAGCGCCTCAACCTGGCGCTGTCGCTGAGCCTCACCGAGACGCAGGTGAAGATCTGGTTCCAGAACCGCCGCACCAAGTGGAAGAAGCAGAACCCGGGCGCCGATACCAGCGCGCCGACAGGCGGCGGAGGGGGACCGGGGCCGGGTTCCGGGCCGGGTGCGGGGCTGCCCGGTGGCCTCAGCCCGCTCAGCCCGTCACCGCCCATGGGCGCGCCGATCGCCATGCACGGCCCGGCCGGGTACCCGGCGCACGGCCCCGGCGGCCTGGTGTGCGCCGCGCAGCTGCCCTTCCTGTCGAGCCCGGCGGTGCTGTCGCCCTTTGTGCTGGGCTCGCAGACCTACGGCGCGCCCGCCTTCTACGCGCCGCACCTCTGA